A part of Kwoniella dejecticola CBS 10117 chromosome 5, complete sequence genomic DNA contains:
- a CDS encoding ATP-dependent (S)-NAD(P)H-hydrate dehydratase, which translates to MASKQHAHLLSLVRSMIPPLSPKLHKGQAGRIGVLGGSGDYSGAPYFSSMGAMRFGADLAHVICEPGAGAVIKTYSPDLIVHGILDESKSMEDIKTELKGILARLHVLIVGPGLGRSEHMQNCAKVAFELARENDQMGVVVDADGLWLVQNEPQVVMDWPGVPRIILTPNVMEFKRLCEKLQIDASSSPETLCPKLASALGNVTIIQKGSTDIISNGLKIPPALRPEGSDEKQGGQGDILESDTEGGLKRVGGQGDILSGSTGVLMAWGSEWVRGTYKHVGHPPPTDKGIAENIPLLAAYGASTFNRTVSKRGFEKRGRSMVTGDLVDLVGPVYEELFGEPGQQEGKGKL; encoded by the exons ATGGCGTCGAAGCAACACGCTCACTTACTCTCCTTGGTGAGAAGCATGATACCGCCTCTCTCGCCGAAGCTGCACAAAGGTCAAGCTG GCCGAATTGGTGTTCTTGGTGGATCCGGAGA TTATTCTGGCGCACCTTACTTCTCTTCGATGGGAGCCATGCGATTCGGAGCTGATCTGGCTCATGTCATATGCGAGCCTGGAGCCGGAGCAGTCATCAAGACATA CTCTCCCGACCTGATCGTACATGGTATATTGGACGAATCGAAATCGATGGAAGACATCAAAACGGAACTCAAAGGTATATTAGCCAGGCTA CACGTTTTAATTGTCGGACCGGGATTAGGGCGATCGGAGCACATGCAGAATTGCGCCAAAGTCGCATTTGAGCTGGCTAGGGAGAACGATCAGATGGGCGTCGTCGTTGATGCAGATGGGTTATGGCTTGTTCAG AATGAACCTCAAGTAGTGATGGATTGGCCTGGTGTGCCCCGTATAATCTTGACACCGAACGTTATGGAGTTCAAGCGATTATGCGAGAAGCTA CAAATCGACGCGTCCTCATCGCCTGAGACACTATGTCCCAAACTCGCCTCAGCTTTAGGAAACGTGACCATCATCCAAAAGGGATCTACGGATATCATATCGAACGGCCTGAAGATACCTCCCGCTCTTCGGCCGGAAGGATCGGACGAGAAACAAGGTGGACAAGGCGATATCTTAGAGAGCGATACGGAAGGTGGTCTGAAAAGAGTTGGGGGTCAAGGAGATATACTCAGTGGAAGTACGGGGGTGTTGATGGCTTGGGGTAGTGAGTGGGTGAGGGGAACGTATAA GCATGTCGGACACCCACCCCCGACAGATAAAGGTATAGCAGAGAATATACCTCTTCTAGCTGCGTATGGAGCTTCGACGTTCAACAGGACAGTCTCGAAGAGAGGATTCgaaaagagagggagaagtaTGGTAACTGGAGACTTGGTCGATCTGGTCGGGCCAGTATACGAGGAACTATTCGGGGAGCCCGGTCAACAGGAGGGTAAAGGGAAGCTATGA
- a CDS encoding ubiquitin-like protein 5, giving the protein MPRSLSPRRSRSRSRSRSPPPRHQHQQKKPKELSFYKKSTSSSLRSLSNRRDPLDDEPTAKERAERRERGEVPQRFGGTREQGVRNTMGNVGAGPSASLGSLGRKEDPLDRIGVRGERRDRDRDREYRDRDRDDRGDRSRDYRDRDRDRDRDRGDHRRDRDRDGRRDDRRDRDSRKESPSVPSSSGGPPMRPPAAAPSAPSLASMRFIEVIANDRMGRKVRVKCLATDTVGDLKKLIAAQTGTTAQKIQLKKWYTNFKDHVSLQDYEINDGMSLEMY; this is encoded by the exons ATGCCTCGTTCACTTTCCCCCCGTcgctctcgttctcgttcacgctcacgctcacctccacctcgacaccaacaccaacaaaAGAAACCTAAGGAACTATCATTCTACAAGAaatctacctcttcctcccttaGATCTCTTTCCAATAGGCGAGATCCATTAGACGATGAACCAACAGCGAAGGAACGAGCAGAGCggagggagagaggggaAGTGCCGCAGAGGTTTGGGGGTACGAGGGAACAAGGTGTGAGGAATACGATGGGGAATGTGGGGGCGGGACCGAGTGCAAGTTTGGGTAGCTTGGGTAGAAAGGAGGATCCGTTAGATCGGATAGGTGTAAGAGgggagagaagagatcgagatagagatagggAATATCGTGATCGAGATAGAGACGACAGAGGAGATAGGAGCAGAGATTATCGtgatagagacagagataggGATAGAGATAGGGGTGATCATAGGCGAGATAGGGATAGAGATGGTAGACGAGATGATCGCAGAGATAGGGATAGTCGCAAGGAGTCTCCTTCTGtgccatcttcatctggcGGTCCACCAATGAGACCTCCGGCAGCTGCACCGTCGGCACCTTCTTT AGCATCAATGCGATTCATAGAAGTGATAGCAAACGACCGAATGGGTCGGAAAG TCCGAGTCAAATGCCTAGCAACAGATACAGTAGGAGACCTGAAAAAGTTGATAGCTGCTCAAACCGGTACGACGGCCcagaagatccagctcaagaaATGGTATACGAACTTCAAGGATCACGTCTCTTTGCAGGATTACGAAATTAACGATGGTATG AGTTTGGAGATGTACTAG
- a CDS encoding eukaryotic translation initiation factor 3 subunit L yields MADPTAFYEPAEDELLSSLAVPVQSYNPDSDADEYRRLQELEQHAYAQQQLMVAEQEQEQLQALEQVPEDVKRFLVLFHQAILENDLPTITNMYESGWNKLTQAHYSQNEWPEAELIGPLVGNDQVFLTLYRELYFRHVYAKLQPTIDDRFQSYENICELFNYLLNSEGPVPLDLPIQWLWDMLDEFVYQFSSFATWRANPKNKNEEELEALAEAQHIWSCYSVLNVLYSLVQKSQINEQLKAEKEGKSPEEVAEIAGDYGSKPLYRNLGYFSLICLLRVHVLLGDPTLALQTMEHVDLSGGAFLTRITACHVTTYYHVGCAYMALGRWPDAIKTFISVLIFFIRMKQYHTRSYQYGSIAKQCERMYALLAICTTLSPGPSDESIMSIVKEHYADQLSILQRGGDEAIETFKDLFLSASPKYLNVNPPPYEDPSALEAYLANPPIDATQRFLDLFISDVVAVKGVSNVRQLLKLYTSIDASKLVTFSQDEGDEEEVLQQLMVLKAASRTYAKGQAQDKLLDGERIVTNNLDFTIDGSMVHVEETTSHRRFAGFFIRNAEHAQRVFNTIKASPLPIQRKPTTGPTTGAGAPQDKNELKKGGAWQPKRARVVTAAQ; encoded by the exons ATGGCCGATCCAACAGCTTTCTACGAACCAGCCGAAGACGAATTATTATCGTCTTTAGCTGTTCCCGTCCAATCGTATAACCCCGATTCCGATGCCGACGAATACAGGAGATTACAGGAGCTGGAGCAACATGCATATGCTCAGCAACAACTGATGGTTGCAGAGCAAGAACAGGAGCAGCTGCAGGCTTTGGAGCAGGTTCCGGAGGATGTCAAGAGA TTCCTTGTCCTCTTTCACCAAGCAATCCTCGAGAATGACTTGCCAACAATCACCAATATGTACGAGAGTGGATGGAACAAGCTCACTCAAGCTCATTACTCGCAAAATGAGTGGCccgaagctgaattgatCGGCCCTTTGGTCGGCAATG ATCAAGTATTCTTGACTCTTTACCGAGAA CTCTACTTCCGACACGTCTACGCCAAACTTCAACCTACCATCGACGACCGATTCCAATCTTACGAAAACATCTGTGAACTCTTCAACTACCTCCTGA ATTCCGAAGGTCCGGTCCCCCTCGATCTGCCTATTCAATGGTTATGGGACATGTTAGATGAATTTGTCTACCAATTTTCCTCATTTGCCACATGGCGTGCGAaccccaagaacaagaacgaggaggagctggaagCTCTGGCAGAAGCTCAACATATCTGGTCGTGTTACTCTGTTCTCAACGTCTTGTACTCCCTAGTACAAAAATCGCAAATCAACGAACAACtcaaggctgagaaggaagggaaatcgCCCGAGGAAGTCGCTGAGATCGCTGGAGATTACGGAAGTAAACCCCTTTACAGGAATTTGGGTTACTTCTCTTTGATCTGTCTGTTGAGAGTACATGTTCTTTTGGGTGATCCAACTT TGGCCCTCCAAACCATGGAGCACGTCGATCTTTCCGGAGGCGCCTTCTTGACCCGAATCACTGCTTGTCACGTCACCACCTACTACCATGTCGGATGTGCCTATATGGCATTGGGACGATGGCCGGACGCTATCAAGACTTTCATCTCGGTGTTGATTTTCTTCATCAGGATGAAGCAGTACCACACCAGGTCATATCAATATGGTTCC ATCGCCAAGCAATGTGAGAGGATGTACGCTCTCCTTGCTATCTGCACGACGCTCTCTCCCGGTCCTTCCGATGAGAGTATCATGAGTATCGTCAAGGAGCACTACGCCGACCAATTATCAATCTTACAAcgaggagg TGATGAAGCCATCGAAACATTCAAAGATCTATTCCTTTCCGCCTCACCGAAATACCTGAACGTCAACCCACCGCCATACGAAGACCCCTCTGCGCTCGAAGCGTACCTCGCCAACCCACCTATAGACGCTACACAGCGATTCTTGGACCTGTTCATCTCTGATGTCGTCGCCGTCAAGGGTGTCTCGAACGTCAGGCAACTATTGAAATTGTACACTTCCATCGACGCTTCGAAATTAGTCACCTTCTCGCAAGATgaaggcgacgaagaggaagttcTGCAGCAACTCATGGTACTTAAAGCTGCGTCGAGGACGTATGCTAAGGGACAGGCTCAGGATAAGTTGTTAGATGGAGAGAGGATCGTGACGAATAACCTCGATTTCACGATTGATGGG TCGATGGTCCATGTCGAGGAGACTACTTCGCACAGGCGTTTCGCAGGATTCTTTATAAG AAATGCCGAACACGCTCAAAGAGTATTCAACACTATCAAAGCGTCCCCTCTACCTATCCAACGTAAACCCACCACAGGCCCAACAACGGGAGCAGGAGCACCGCAAGATAAGAATGAACTTAAGAAGGGAGGAGCTTGGCAACCCAAGCGAGCGCGAGTCGTCACTGCTGCGCAATAG